A region from the Pithys albifrons albifrons isolate INPA30051 unplaced genomic scaffold, PitAlb_v1 scaffold_46, whole genome shotgun sequence genome encodes:
- the LOC139685242 gene encoding PAX3- and PAX7-binding protein 1-like, with amino-acid sequence MRRTLDDDVFMPFYPKNILENKNSGPYLFFQRQFWSSGKLLGNFLQWYGILSNQTLQELSIDGLLNRHILMAFQNSEYGEDSMKKAQSWFSNLRGDKTISQLENSCRYLAHLADTIYRHSIGCSDVEKRNAREHIQQVIKLLASTRALDHAVTVANDHNVKEVKILIEGKETFPTTHFEL; translated from the exons ATGAGGAGAACACTAGATGATGATGTATTCATGCCCTTCTATCCAAAAAA CATCTTAGAAAACAAGAACTCGGGTCcatatttgtttttccaacGTCAGTTTTGGTCCTCTGGTAAG TTATTAGGAAACTTTCTCCAGTGGTATGGGATCCTTTCAAATCAAACTCTCCAGGAGCTGTCCATAGATGGGCTGCTGAACAGGCACATCCTTATGGCTTTTCAAAACTCAGAGTATGGAGAGGACAGCATGAAGAAGGCTCAAAGT TGGTTCAGTAATCTAAGAGGAGACAAGACTATTTCCCAGCTAGAAAACTCCTGTAGATATCTTGCTCACCTGGCTGATACAATTTACAGACACAGCATTGGTTGCTCTGATGTAGAGAAGAGAAATGCAAG GGAGCACATCCAGCAGGTCATAAAGCTCCTGGCGAGTACCCGAGCCCTGGATCACGCCGTGACAGTTGCAAATGATCACAACGTGAAAGAGGTAAAGATTTTAATAGAGGGAAAAGAGACTTTTCCCACAACTCATTTTGAGCtttaa